From the genome of Phocoena phocoena chromosome 18, mPhoPho1.1, whole genome shotgun sequence, one region includes:
- the OLFM4 gene encoding olfactomedin-4 — protein MEKDTISYTELDFELIKVEVKEMEKLIKQLKVGFVGSSVIVDQLEVEIRNMTLLVEKLETLDKNNVLAIRRQIVALKNKLKECEDSKVGNLPALPPPPAPGSCAHGGVVNISRPVVVQLNWRGFSYVYGAWGRDYSPQHPGKGLYWVAPLETDGRLLRYYRIYNTLDDLLLYTNARENWIKYGQGGGVVVYKNNMYVNWYNTRNIAKVNLTTATVALTKTLPDAAYDNRFSYANVGWQDIDLAVDENGLWVTYATEASTGNMVISKLNDTTLEVLNTWHTKQYKPSVTNTFMVCGVLYATRTLNTRTEEIFYYYDTSTGKEGKLNIVMQKVKEKLQSINYHPFEQKLFVYNDGYLLNYDLVFQQIPQ, from the exons ATGGAAAAAGATACCATTTCTTACACCGAACTGGACTTTGAGCTGATCAAGGTAGAAgtgaaggagatggagaaactgatcAAACAGCTGAAGGTCGGTTTTGTTGGAAGCTCAGTGATTGTTGACCAGCTGGAAGTGGAG ATAAGGAATATGACTCTCCTGGTGGAGAAGCTTGAGACACTAGACAAAAACAATGTCCTTGCCATTCGCCGACAAATCGTGGCTCTGAAGAACAAACTCAAGGAATGTGAGGACTCTAAAGTCGGAAACCTTCCTGccctaccccctccccctgcaccag GGAGCTGTGCTCACGGCGGTGTGGTGAACATCAGCAGGCCGGTTGTAGTTCAGCTCAACTGGAGAGGATTTAGCTATGTGTACGGCGCCTGGGGTCGGGATTACTCTCCTCAGCACCCAGGCAAAGGGCTGTACTGGGTGGCACCTTTGGAGACTGATGGGAGACTTTTGCGATATTACAGAATCTACAATACACTGGATGATTTGCTGTTGTACACAAATGCCCGAGAGAACTGGATAAAGTATGGCCAAGGTGGTGGTGTAGTAGTTTATAAGAATAACATGTATGTCAACTGGTACAACACCCGGAACATTGCCAAAGTTAACCTGACCACTGCCACAGTTGCTTTGACTAAAACTCTCCCTGATGCTGCCTATGATAACCGCTTTTCTTATGCTAATGTTGGTTGGCAAGATATCGACTTGGCTGTGGATGAGAATGGGTTGTGGGTGACTTATGCAACTGAAGCCAGCACTGGTAACATGGTGATTAGCAAACTCAACGACACCACACTTGAGGTGCTAAACACTTGGCATACCAAGCAGTATAAACCATCTGTTACTAACACATTCATGGTGTGTGGGGTTCTGTATGCCACCCGTACTCTGAACACCAGAACAGAAGAGATTTTCTACTACTATGACACAAGCACAGGGAAAGAGGGTAAACTTAACATTGTAATGCAGAAGGTGAAGGAAAAACTACAGAGTATTAACTATCATCCTTTCGAGCAGAAACTTTTTGTCTATAATGATGGTTACCTTCTGAATTACGATCTTGTCTTCCAACAGATACCCCAGTAA